The following proteins are co-located in the Tistrella bauzanensis genome:
- a CDS encoding cupredoxin domain-containing protein, with translation MTAITPRRASSAVGTITLALTAVLTATIIASAAPARADGGHGFAFGRPATATEATRSVTITMRDVLFEPDSLTVAPGEVIRFVLKNEGALLHEFNLGTPDMHARHQREMAMMMEHGMLTATGMREMPAMDHARISGMDMSGKTMSGMDMSDMKHDDPNSVLVAPGGTAELVWQFAKADALEFACNVPGHYESGMIGPIGFGQ, from the coding sequence ATGACAGCCATCACGCCCCGACGCGCCAGCAGCGCCGTCGGCACCATCACTCTTGCCCTGACCGCCGTGCTGACGGCCACCATCATCGCCTCGGCCGCACCGGCCCGCGCCGATGGCGGTCACGGCTTCGCCTTCGGCAGGCCGGCCACGGCGACCGAGGCCACCCGCAGCGTCACCATCACCATGCGCGACGTTCTGTTCGAGCCCGACAGCCTGACGGTGGCACCCGGAGAGGTGATCCGTTTCGTGCTGAAAAACGAGGGCGCGCTTCTTCACGAGTTCAATCTCGGCACGCCCGACATGCATGCCCGCCATCAGCGCGAAATGGCGATGATGATGGAGCACGGCATGCTGACCGCGACCGGCATGCGGGAGATGCCGGCCATGGATCACGCCCGGATCTCCGGCATGGATATGTCTGGCAAGACCATGTCTGGCATGGACATGTCGGACATGAAACATGACGACCCGAACAGCGTGCTGGTGGCGCCGGGCGGCACGGCGGAACTGGTCTGGCAGTTCGCAAAAGCCGACGCGCTGGAATTCGCCTGCAACGTTCCAGGCCATTACGAGTCCGGGATGATCGGACCGATCGGCTTCGGGCAGTGA